In the Paramormyrops kingsleyae isolate MSU_618 chromosome 6, PKINGS_0.4, whole genome shotgun sequence genome, one interval contains:
- the mpzl1l gene encoding myelin protein zero-like 1 like isoform X2 — translation MMSLKRRLLIYDIVFYVLPLYFLIGALPSTAIDVYTPREVFVENGTTEILHCSFKSNQVISSAASVSWSFQPDGSNTPAITIFYFSGGRPYPGDIAQFKERVLWAGDLNKKDASIKLVKAQFIDNGTYTCDVKNPPDVGVIPSSMQLRVVMKEALPQSNTGVIVGAVIGAVVLLVLIVSIIILVIKRKDSTHAYEGPLIT, via the exons ATGATGAGTTTGAAACGGCGCCTATTAATATACGacattgtattttatgtattacCATTATATTTCCTAATTG GAGCACTTCCATCCACTGCAATTGATGTGTACACGCCACGGGAGGTGTTTGTGGAGAATGGTACGACGGAAATTCTCCACTGCTCTTTCAAGTCGAACCAAGTCATCAGCAGCGCGGCTTCTGTGTCTTGGTCATTTCAACCTGACGGATCAAACACCCCCGCCATAACT ATATTTTACTTTTCGGGTGGAAGGCCTTATCCAGGAGACATTGCCCAGTTCAAGGAGAGGGTACTTTGGGCCGGAGACCTGAATAAGAAAGATGCCTCGATAAAACTGGTGAAAGCACAGTTCATTGACAATGGCACCTACACCTGTGATGTGAAGAATCCTCCTGACGTTGGAGTGATCCCATCAAGCATGCAGTTAAGGGTTGTTATGAAAG AAGCCCTTCCCCAGAGCAACACTGGAGTTATTGTTGGAGCAGTCATCGGTGCTGTTGTTCTTCTTGTCCTCATTGTCTCAATTATCATCCTTGTAATCAAGAGGAAGGACTCCACTCATGCTTATGAGGG GCCACTCATCACATGA
- the mpzl1l gene encoding myelin protein zero-like 1 like isoform X1, producing MMSLKRRLLIYDIVFYVLPLYFLIGALPSTAIDVYTPREVFVENGTTEILHCSFKSNQVISSAASVSWSFQPDGSNTPAITIFYFSGGRPYPGDIAQFKERVLWAGDLNKKDASIKLVKAQFIDNGTYTCDVKNPPDVGVIPSSMQLRVVMKEALPQSNTGVIVGAVIGAVVLLVLIVSIIILVIKRKDSTHAYEGCTSIESVSSQATRTGKKAESSTEGSRCSSPSAPVQGPVIYAQLDHSGTKSPNSFHKMEPVVYADIRKP from the exons ATGATGAGTTTGAAACGGCGCCTATTAATATACGacattgtattttatgtattacCATTATATTTCCTAATTG GAGCACTTCCATCCACTGCAATTGATGTGTACACGCCACGGGAGGTGTTTGTGGAGAATGGTACGACGGAAATTCTCCACTGCTCTTTCAAGTCGAACCAAGTCATCAGCAGCGCGGCTTCTGTGTCTTGGTCATTTCAACCTGACGGATCAAACACCCCCGCCATAACT ATATTTTACTTTTCGGGTGGAAGGCCTTATCCAGGAGACATTGCCCAGTTCAAGGAGAGGGTACTTTGGGCCGGAGACCTGAATAAGAAAGATGCCTCGATAAAACTGGTGAAAGCACAGTTCATTGACAATGGCACCTACACCTGTGATGTGAAGAATCCTCCTGACGTTGGAGTGATCCCATCAAGCATGCAGTTAAGGGTTGTTATGAAAG AAGCCCTTCCCCAGAGCAACACTGGAGTTATTGTTGGAGCAGTCATCGGTGCTGTTGTTCTTCTTGTCCTCATTGTCTCAATTATCATCCTTGTAATCAAGAGGAAGGACTCCACTCATGCTTATGAGGG ttgcacTTCCATTGAGAGTGTCAGTTCGCAAGCAACTCGGACGGGGAAGAAGGCTGAGTCCAGTACGGAGGGTTCGAGGTGTAGCAGTCCATCTGCCCCTGTTCAG GGGCCGGTGATATATGCCCAGCTCGATCATTCAGGGACCAAGAGCCCCAACTCATTCCACAAGATGGAGCCAGTGGTTTATGCTGACATCCGGAAACCGTAA
- the mpzl1l gene encoding myelin protein zero-like 1 like isoform X3 yields the protein MMSLKRRLLIYDIVFYVLPLYFLIGALPSTAIDVYTPREVFVENGTTEILHCSFKSNQVISSAASVSWSFQPDGSNTPAITIFYFSGGRPYPGDIAQFKERVLWAGDLNKKDASIKLVKAQFIDNGTYTCDVKNPPDVGVIPSSMQLRVVMKEALPQSNTGVIVGAVIGAVVLLVLIVSIIILVIKRKDSTHAYEGGR from the exons ATGATGAGTTTGAAACGGCGCCTATTAATATACGacattgtattttatgtattacCATTATATTTCCTAATTG GAGCACTTCCATCCACTGCAATTGATGTGTACACGCCACGGGAGGTGTTTGTGGAGAATGGTACGACGGAAATTCTCCACTGCTCTTTCAAGTCGAACCAAGTCATCAGCAGCGCGGCTTCTGTGTCTTGGTCATTTCAACCTGACGGATCAAACACCCCCGCCATAACT ATATTTTACTTTTCGGGTGGAAGGCCTTATCCAGGAGACATTGCCCAGTTCAAGGAGAGGGTACTTTGGGCCGGAGACCTGAATAAGAAAGATGCCTCGATAAAACTGGTGAAAGCACAGTTCATTGACAATGGCACCTACACCTGTGATGTGAAGAATCCTCCTGACGTTGGAGTGATCCCATCAAGCATGCAGTTAAGGGTTGTTATGAAAG AAGCCCTTCCCCAGAGCAACACTGGAGTTATTGTTGGAGCAGTCATCGGTGCTGTTGTTCTTCTTGTCCTCATTGTCTCAATTATCATCCTTGTAATCAAGAGGAAGGACTCCACTCATGCTTATGAGGG GGGCCGGTGA
- the klhl35 gene encoding kelch-like protein 35, which produces MRFKKTVTQMERQTVDDFSSESCFAKEILQVLSTYRKSGIFTDVVLQVEDQEFPCHRALLCASSIYFRSMFQGQLRESLQSLVKLQGISPVAMQNLLDFMYEGKVDVDEENVEIVFRAADLLGVNVLSKACIQFLEQRVDHSNCLGIMDFASSFFIQPLAEQCQKILYQDFVEVYKHEEFLSLTKGRLMELLSCEQLKVHREEVLVEAILKWVHHDPSERKEALKDLLECVHLPLVDPVFLVKTLESDKILQDCKECLPLLLEAMRYHIFGKEVNSSRTVPRRSTVRMEVIVVIGGCDRNGLSRLSCTQKFNIHTKEWLPATSIPGYSKSEFAACELQNDIYVSGGQLNSIDTWRYLPQLDQWVRVASLANGRWRHKMTALQGKLYAVGGFNGHQRLSSVECYSAYDNQWQEMAPLLLPVSSSALVACSGKLYVIGGALSENCNTDKVQCYDPVNDQWSYMAPSPFTQRCISATTFNDIIYVVGGLLDDIYKYTPSLDTWSKVASLPMKLESCGLTVADGKIYILGGRDESGYGIDKIWTFNPESRQLTEELPMSRCVSYHGCVTVTQHFPMKPHV; this is translated from the exons ATGAGATTCAAGAAAACTGTGACCCAAATGGAGCGACAAACTGTGGATGACTTTTCCTCAGAATCTTGCTTTGCAAAAGAAATACTGCAGGTGCTCAGCACATACCGGAAGAGTGGCATCTTCACGGATGTGGTGCTGCAGGTGGAGGACCAGGAGTTCCCTTGCCACCGCGCTCTGCTCTGTGCCAGTAGCATCTATTTCCGCTCTATGTTCCAGGGCCAGCTCCGCGAGAGCCTCCAGTCTCTGGTCAAACTGCAGGGCATCTCCCCAGTTGCCATGCAAAACCTGCTCGACTTCATGTATGAGGGCAAGGTTGATGTGGATGAGGAGAATGTTGAAATTGTGTTCAGGGCTGCTGACCTGCTTGGTGTGAATGTGCTTAGTAAGGCCTGCATCCAGTTCCTGGAGCAGCGAGTCGACCACTCCAACTGCCTGGGCATCATGGACTTTGCCAGCTCCTTCTTCATCCAGCCACTGGCAGAGCAGTGCCAGAAGATTCTCTATCAGGACTTCGTGGAGGTGTATAAGCATGAAGAGTTCCTCAGCCTGACCAAGGGGCGCCTGATGGAGCTGTTGTCCTGTGAGCAGTTGAAGGTTCACCGTGAGGAAGTCTTGGTAGAAGCCATACTCAAATGGGTTCACCATGACCCAAGTGAAAGGAAAGAAGCACTGAAGGACCTGCTGGAGTGTGTCCACCTACCCTTGGTTGACCCTGTCTTCCTCGTTAAAACACTGGAAAGTGATAAGATCCTCCAAGATTGCAAAGAGTGTCTCCCTCTGCTTCTGGAAGCCATGAGATATCATATCTTTGGAAAAGAAGTTAATTCTTCCAGGACAGTGCCAAGAAG GTCAACCGTGAGAATGGAAGTGATCGTCGTGATTGGCGGTTGTGACAGAAATGGCCTCTCTAGGCTGTCCTGCACACAGAAGTTCAACATTCACACAAAAGAGTGGCTTCCGGCAACTTCCATTCCCGGATACTCCAAGTCCGAGTTTGCAGCCTGCGAGCTTCAAAATGACATCTACGTTTCAG GAGGCCAGCTGAACAGCATTGATACGTGGCGGTACCTGCCTCAGCTCGACCAATGGGTGCGCGTTGCCTCCTTGGCCAATGGCAGGTGGCGACATAAGATGACAGCTCTCCAAGGAAAG CTGTATGCAGTAGGTGGTTTCAACGGGCACCAGAGGTTGTCCAGCGTGGAGTGTTACAGCGCCTACGATAACCAGTGGCAGGAGATGGCTCCTCTGCTGCTGCCCGTGAGCTCTTCTGCTCTGGTAGCCTGTTCCGGGAAGCTCTATGTCATCGGAGGTGCCCTCAGTGAAAACTGCAACACGGATAAG GTGCAGTGTTATGACCCTGTTAATGACCAATGGAGTTATATGGCACCCAGCCCCTTTACTCAAAGGTGTATAAGTGCCACAACCTTCAATGACATCATCTATGTGGTTGGTGGCCTCCTGGATGACATATACAAGTACACCCCAAGTCTGGATACTTGGAGTAAGGTGGCCAGCTTGCCTATGAAACTG GAAAGCTGTGGTTTGACGGTGGCCGACGGAAAGATATACATCCTTGGAGGGAGAGACGAGAGCGGCTATGGCATCGACAAGATCTGGACCTTCAATCCCGAGAGCAGACAGTTGACCGAAGAGTTGCCCATGTCACGGTGCGTGAGCTACCATGGCTGCGTCACTGTCACACAACACTTCCCCATGAAGCCCCATGTCTGA